Part of the Phycisphaerales bacterium genome, ACCTGAACGACGCGATGGTGGGCTGGTACTACGTCGGGGTGTTCAGGGAAGGCCAGGCCGACGAGACCGGGGAGGAGACGACGCTCCGCGAAGCCCTCGCTGCCTTCGAGCGGGCCCGCGGCTACATCGAGCAGCAGCAGCAGGCCGGCATGAGTACCGATAACGGTGATCTCACGACCATCGACGCCCGTATCAAAGCCGTACGGGACAAGCTTTCGTCCGGCTGATCTTTTCAAACATTGCGAATGGCCTTGAGTCACCGTTCGCATTCTGATATCTTGCACCCAGAGAGACACGCCGCGGTCGCGGCGAGAGGAGAGAACATGGCGACTCTGGGCCTTCCCCGTGTGGTTGTTTCCATGGGTGTCCTTGGCGCGTGCGTCCATGCATGCGTGGGGCAGGTCATCGATGCAACGTGGATTGATGACACGTCGGGCACTTGGTCCGACGCGGCTCGGTGGTCGTCACCCGACTTCCCGACGGCGCGGGGCCCGGACCTGTACCGGGCCATCATCGAATTCGACTCGGGCGGCGCGTACACGATCTCGCTCGGTGCCGCCATTGATCTTGACAGCCTGAGGTTCACCAGCACCGACGCCACGATCGACGGCGGCGGCACGGGCACCATCGTCGTTCGTACCGAGCTGGAGTTCGGCGACGGCACGGCACGGGCGATCTCGGAGCTCATGAGCGAGGGCACGCTGCTCTTCACCGGCGACCTCGTTGCGGAAATCGACGACACGCCATTGTGCCACGTGGGCTCCGTGGGTCGCAAGACCGGCACGGGCGACATCCTGCTGACGGGAACGACCGTCTTCGAGATCATGGACGGCAGCTCGTTCACGATCGAGAGCAGCGGCGACTTCGGCGGCGATGGCACCGCACGCATCATCAACGACGGCGTTTTCGCGAAGCAGTCGGCGGGGTTGACGCTCATCGAGGACGTGGGCTTCGTCAACACCGGCACCGTTGTCGTCGAGGACGGCACCCTCGAGATCACCAATCCGATCCTGCCCAGCGCGGGCACGCTCGGCCCGGCGACCTACGACATCTTCGACGCAGCGACGCTGGATCTGTCGGGCACGACGCTCGATACGAACCAGGCCGACGTGATCTTCCGCGGGCCAGATTCGGCGTTCCCGCAGTTCTCGGCCGTCGAGACGAACCAAGGCCTCGCGCGTGCCGAGGGTGGCGCCGACATCTCGTTCTCGCCCACCAGCGGGCTGGCCAACGAGGGCGTCCTCGAGGCGGACGGCGTGGGCTCGACGATCACCGCGACGGGCTCGCTGACCAACACGGGACAGATCACCGTGTTCAACGGCGGGATCGTTCGATCCGCCACGGTGGAGAACAACCTCGGCGTTGTCGAAGGCAACGGAACCATCCAGGCCGCGCTGTTCACCAACAACGGCTTGGTCAGCCCCGGGAACTCCCCGGGCGTGCTGGTCACCGAGAACCCTACCGGAACGCACTTCTTCCAGCAGGGATTCGACGGCACGCTGCTCATCGAGATCGAGGGACGCACGCCGGGCATCGATCACGACGTGCTCGAGATCCGCGGCGGCGCATTCCTCGACGGCGTGCTGCAGCTGGAGTTTTCCCCCTTCTCGGGGGAGCCGCCGGTGCAGCCGGGCGATCAGTTTGAGATCATCCTTGCCGACAGCCTCGACGGTCAGTTCCGCGACATCGAGCTCCGGGGCCTCGGCCTCGAGGGAGACGTCGACGTCCTCTTCACGCCCGGTGGGGTGGTGATCGTCGTGCAGCAGGTCCCGGCCCCGGGGGCACTCGTACTCCTCGGCCTGGGAGGGATGATGGCGGGCCGCCGGCGTCGGTGATCAGTCGAGTTCGCGAAGCGCTCCGGCAACGTCGTCGACGTGGCCGGGCACCTTGACCTTGCTCCAGACCTGCGCGACCTTGCCGTTCGCGTCGATCAGGAAGGTCGTGCGCTCGATGCCCATGTACGTTCGGCCGTACATGCTCTTCTCGACCCACACGCCGTACTTCTGCGCGACGACGGGGTCGGGCTTGCCTTCGTCGTTCTCGCGATCGTCGGCCAGCAGCGGGAAGTTGAGATCGTTCTTGGAGGCGAACTTCGCTTTGCTCTTCGTGTCAAGGATGCTGATGCCAAGGACCGTCGCGCCGAGCTCCTCGAACGCGGGGAGCTGATCGCGGAAGTCGCAAGCCTCCTGCGTGCAGCCACTCGTCGAGTCCTTCGGATAGAAGAACAGCACCAGCGGCTTGCCGGCGTAATCGGAGAGCGCGTGGGTCTGGCCGTCCTGGTCCTTCAGCTTGAACGCGGGTGCTTTTCGGCCGGCCTTGATCGGTCCTTCGGTCGTTGCGGGCATGGGTGCCTCCTTCCGGTGAGGAGGCTACGGCCTGCCGCGTGCGATGCCGGCGAGCGTCAATGCAGGATTCAGGAAAGCACCCATCGGACCATGGTCGCCGCCAGCACGACGCCCACCATCATCGCGATCGCGAAGCGGGCCATGACCGGCAGCGATGCCGGGTTGGGCGTGTGGGCCTGGCGGATGAGCGGGAGTCGCTCGGCCGTGGCGAGCCCGAGCGGTTCCTGCCCGCAGCGGGCCGAGTCCTGGACGATGGCGATGACGAGGTTGGCGTCGAACTGCCGCAGCCCAAGCCGCGTGGCCTGGCTGAGGAGACGATCGCGGGACTCGGGGCGGAGGATGGCCGAGCGACCGCCCTCCATGCTGGCGGCGACGCGGCAGGCGAAGACCCACCGCGCGTCGGCCGCGTCGATCGAGGCCGCCTGTCGGTTGGCCCGCGCAACCTCCAACTCGCGGGCGGCCTGCCGGATGGCCTCGCTGGGCCGCTCGGGCTGCGTGGCGTCGCCCACCAGTGACGCCACCGCCCGAGCCGCGTTGCGTGCCGGCAACGCCGTTGCACGCACGCCACGCCCGTCGCCGACGAGACGCAACGAATGACCATTTCCGGCAGATTCCACCATCGCAGTGCCGGAGGGTGCATATCTCGTGCCGAAGCGGCCCGAATCCGTCGATACACTGGCCAGCATGACCGAGGGAGACGCCCAACCCGAACAGCCCCTCCAGCCGGACGAACGCGCGGGCGATGCGCTGCCCGATCTGGCGGTTTCCCGGACGCCCGAG contains:
- a CDS encoding PEP-CTERM sorting domain-containing protein (PEP-CTERM proteins occur, often in large numbers, in the proteomes of bacteria that also encode an exosortase, a predicted intramembrane cysteine proteinase. The presence of a PEP-CTERM domain at a protein's C-terminus predicts cleavage within the sorting domain, followed by covalent anchoring to some some component of the (usually Gram-negative) cell surface. Many PEP-CTERM proteins exhibit an unusual sequence composition that includes large numbers of potential glycosylation sites. Expression of one such protein has been shown restore the ability of a bacterium to form floc, a type of biofilm.), whose protein sequence is MATLGLPRVVVSMGVLGACVHACVGQVIDATWIDDTSGTWSDAARWSSPDFPTARGPDLYRAIIEFDSGGAYTISLGAAIDLDSLRFTSTDATIDGGGTGTIVVRTELEFGDGTARAISELMSEGTLLFTGDLVAEIDDTPLCHVGSVGRKTGTGDILLTGTTVFEIMDGSSFTIESSGDFGGDGTARIINDGVFAKQSAGLTLIEDVGFVNTGTVVVEDGTLEITNPILPSAGTLGPATYDIFDAATLDLSGTTLDTNQADVIFRGPDSAFPQFSAVETNQGLARAEGGADISFSPTSGLANEGVLEADGVGSTITATGSLTNTGQITVFNGGIVRSATVENNLGVVEGNGTIQAALFTNNGLVSPGNSPGVLVTENPTGTHFFQQGFDGTLLIEIEGRTPGIDHDVLEIRGGAFLDGVLQLEFSPFSGEPPVQPGDQFEIILADSLDGQFRDIELRGLGLEGDVDVLFTPGGVVIVVQQVPAPGALVLLGLGGMMAGRRRR
- the bcp gene encoding thioredoxin-dependent thiol peroxidase, which produces MPATTEGPIKAGRKAPAFKLKDQDGQTHALSDYAGKPLVLFFYPKDSTSGCTQEACDFRDQLPAFEELGATVLGISILDTKSKAKFASKNDLNFPLLADDRENDEGKPDPVVAQKYGVWVEKSMYGRTYMGIERTTFLIDANGKVAQVWSKVKVPGHVDDVAGALRELD